The following coding sequences lie in one Silene latifolia isolate original U9 population chromosome 5, ASM4854445v1, whole genome shotgun sequence genomic window:
- the LOC141657618 gene encoding 7-deoxyloganetic acid glucosyltransferase-like isoform X3, translating to MEHQNSSTPHVVIIPDPVQGHVTPMFHLAELLCLAKLNVTLLSTTYVHKRLNKSIEARFARYPGFRFEVVSDGLPDDHPRTGSDGCWASIQGFALTAEPFLRGMISIGTSVTCLLVDGWLGFANNLAKEVGIPFIALRCYSAANNWLDIFVLKLIQDERVPFKEEDMDKLVENVPGLDTFLRNRDLPSFCRTKDRATCLGLQQAFADEVQRTSEAYGLILNTFEDLEGPLLSLLRSKCPRVYSIGPLHSHLKHRLDEEKTTLPISSSSLWEVDQSCLSWLDKKPAESVIYVGFGSLTILEKEQILEIWEGLVQSNKYFLWVIRPNLVIGGENGTPTPTALLEGTKERGCIVSWAPQEAVLAHPAVGGFLTHSGWNSTLESITAGVPMLCWPYFADQQVNSRYVGEVWKIGLDMKDKCDRKVVAEMVNDVLDRKKDELKESMARMSEAAKKSVTEGGSSYCNLDRLIQDIKMMSIKGAD from the exons ATGGAACATCAAAACTCTTCTACACCTCACGTGGTCATAATTCCAGACCCTGTGCAAGGCCATGTAACACCAATGTTTCATCTAGCCGAACTATTATGCCTAGCTAAACTCAACGTAACGTTATTAAGTACGACCTACGTCCACAAGCGCCTTAACAAATCTATTGAGGCGCGGTTTGCTCGCTACCCGGGGTTTAGGTTTGAGGTAGTATCGGATGGGTTACCCGATGACCATCCTAGGACTGGTAGTGATGGTTGTTGGGCCTCGATTCAAGGGTTTGCATTAACTGCAGAACCCTTTCTTAGAGGGATGATATCGATTGGTACTTCCGTTACGTGTTTACTTGTTGATGGGTGGCTTGGATTTGCTAATAATTTAGCTAAGGAAGTTGGCATTCCATTTATTGCATTGAGGTGTTATAGTGCTGCCAACAATTGGTTAGATATCTTCGTTTTAAAGCTCATTCAAGATGAACGTGTTCCTTTTAAAG AGGAGGACATGGATAAGCTAGTCGAGAATGTACCCGGATTGGATACTTTCCTGCGCAACCGTGACCTTCCAAGTTTCTGCAGAACCAAAGATAGAGCTACCTGTTTAGGACTCCAACAAGCATTTGCGGATGAGGTACAGCGAACGAGTGAAGCGTATGGGCTCATCCTGAACACATTTGAAGATCTCGAGGGTCCTCTTCTCTCGCTCCTTCGATCAAAATGTCCAAGAGTCTACTCCATCGGACCCCTACACTCCCACCTTAAACACAGACTTGATGAAGAAAAGACCACGTTACCCATCTCTTCGAGTAGCTTGTGGGAGGTTGATCAAAGTTGTCTATCTTGGTTGGACAAGAAGCCAGCGGAATCTGTTATATATGTCGGGTTTGGGAGCTTGACAATACTCGAAAAGGAACAAATTCTCGAAATATGGGAGGGATTAGTACAGAGTAATAAGTATTTTCTATGGGTAATTAGGCCTAATTTGGTAATTGGTGGTGAAAATGGTACTCCAACTCCAACGGCGCTACTGGAGGGGACTAAAGAGAGAGGGTGCATTGTGAGCTGGGCCCCGCAGGAGGCGGTCTTAGCCCATCCAGCCGTAGGTGGGTTTTTGACTCATAGTGGATGGAACTCGACCCTGGAAAGCATTACAGCGGGCGTGCCAATGCTATGTTGGCCTTACTTTGCTGATCAGCAAGTGAACAGCAGGTATGTGGGTGAAGTCTGGAAAATTGGGTTAGACATGAAGGATAAATGTGATCGGAAAGTGGTCGCGGAGATGGTAAATGACGTGCTGGATAGGAAGAAGGATGAGTTGAAGGAATCCATGGCTAGGATGTCGGAAGCAGCTAAGAAAAGCGTCACTGAAGGTGGTTCCTCGTATTGTAATCTTGACCGTCTCATACAGGACATTAAAATGATGTCGATAAAAGGTGCAGATTAG
- the LOC141657618 gene encoding 7-deoxyloganetic acid glucosyltransferase-like isoform X2, translating into MEHQNPFTPHVVLIPTPMQGHVTPTFHLAELLCLAKLNVTLLTSTYVHQRINKSIEARFARYPGFKLEAVSDGLPDDYPRTGKDGCWASIQGFALTAQPFLREMLSSVGTSVTCLLVDGWLGFANNLAKEFGIPLIAIRCFSAAYYWLDAYLVKLIEDERIPFKEEDMDKLVENVPGLDTFLRNRDLPSFCRTKDRATCLGLQQAFADEVQRTSEAYGLILNTFEDLEGPLLSLLRSKCPRVYSIGPLHSHLKHRLDEEKTTLPISSSSLWEVDQSCLSWLDKKPAESVIYVGFGSLTILEKEQILEIWEGLVQSNKYFLWVIRPNLVIGGENGTPTPTALLEGTKERGCIVSWAPQEAVLAHPAVGGFLTHSGWNSTLESITAGVPMLCWPYFADQQVNSRYVGEVWKIGLDMKDKCDRKVVAEMVNDVLDRKKDELKESMARMSEAAKKSVTEGGSSYCNLDRLIQDIKMMSIKGAD; encoded by the exons ATGGAACACCAAAACCCTTTTACACCTCACGTGGTCTTAATTCCAACACCTATGCAAGGCCATGTAACACCAACGTTTCATCTGGCCGAACTACTTTGCCTAGCTAAACTCAACGTAACATTATTAACTTCAACTTACGTCCACCAGCGAATTAACAAATCTATCGAGGCACGGTTTGCTCGCTACCCGGGGTTTAAGTTGGAGGCAGTATCAGACGGGTTGCCTGATGACTATCCTAGGACTGGTAAGGATGGTTGTTGGGCCTCGATTCAGGGGTTTGCATTAACTGCACAACCCTTTCTTAGAGAAATGCTATCATCGGTTGGTACTTCTGTTACGTGTTTACTTGTTGATGGGTGgctgggatttgctaataatttAGCAAAGGAATTTGGCATTCCACTGATTGCAATCAGGTGTTTTAGTGCTGCCTACTATTGGTTAGATGCCTACCTTGTAAAGCTCATCGAAGATGAACGTATTCCTTTTAAAG AGGAGGACATGGATAAGCTAGTCGAGAATGTACCCGGATTGGATACTTTCCTGCGCAACCGTGACCTTCCAAGTTTCTGCAGAACCAAAGATAGAGCTACCTGTTTAGGACTCCAACAAGCATTTGCGGATGAGGTACAGCGAACGAGTGAAGCGTATGGGCTCATCCTGAACACATTTGAAGATCTCGAGGGTCCTCTTCTCTCGCTCCTTCGATCAAAATGTCCAAGAGTCTACTCCATCGGACCCCTACACTCCCACCTTAAACACAGACTTGATGAAGAAAAGACCACGTTACCCATCTCTTCGAGTAGCTTGTGGGAGGTTGATCAAAGTTGTCTATCTTGGTTGGACAAGAAGCCAGCGGAATCTGTTATATATGTCGGGTTTGGGAGCTTGACAATACTCGAAAAGGAACAAATTCTCGAAATATGGGAGGGATTAGTACAGAGTAATAAGTATTTTCTATGGGTAATTAGGCCTAATTTGGTAATTGGTGGTGAAAATGGTACTCCAACTCCAACGGCGCTACTGGAGGGGACTAAAGAGAGAGGGTGCATTGTGAGCTGGGCCCCGCAGGAGGCGGTCTTAGCCCATCCAGCCGTAGGTGGGTTTTTGACTCATAGTGGATGGAACTCGACCCTGGAAAGCATTACAGCGGGCGTGCCAATGCTATGTTGGCCTTACTTTGCTGATCAGCAAGTGAACAGCAGGTATGTGGGTGAAGTCTGGAAAATTGGGTTAGACATGAAGGATAAATGTGATCGGAAAGTGGTCGCGGAGATGGTAAATGACGTGCTGGATAGGAAGAAGGATGAGTTGAAGGAATCCATGGCTAGGATGTCGGAAGCAGCTAAGAAAAGCGTCACTGAAGGTGGTTCCTCGTATTGTAATCTTGACCGTCTCATACAGGACATTAAAATGATGTCGATAAAAGGTGCAGATTAG